One region of candidate division KSB1 bacterium genomic DNA includes:
- a CDS encoding oxidoreductase, producing the protein MTKSALLLGASGLVGGHCLKLLLEDEAYAKVTAWVRKPLALCHPKLEQTVVDFTRLESYAERAKANDVFCCLGTTIRKAGSQAAFRQVDFTHPVEIAKIAVANGAGQFLIVTSLGANPKSPIFYNRVKGEVEAAITPLPFHAVHIFRPSLLLGERQEVRPGEKIGAKVAGAFSFLFRGPLRKYRPIHARVVAAAMIAIAKQNLAGVNIFESDWIEEVGGKYGIFLLSV; encoded by the coding sequence ATGACAAAATCGGCTTTATTATTAGGCGCCAGCGGCCTTGTCGGCGGGCATTGCTTGAAGCTTTTGTTGGAAGACGAGGCGTATGCGAAAGTGACGGCATGGGTGAGAAAACCGCTGGCGTTGTGCCACCCCAAATTGGAACAAACAGTCGTGGATTTTACGCGTTTGGAGAGTTACGCCGAACGGGCAAAAGCCAACGACGTCTTTTGCTGCCTGGGCACGACGATCAGAAAAGCCGGCTCGCAAGCCGCGTTTCGCCAGGTCGATTTCACCCATCCTGTGGAAATCGCCAAAATCGCCGTGGCCAATGGCGCCGGGCAATTTCTCATCGTCACCTCGCTGGGCGCCAATCCGAAATCTCCCATTTTTTATAATCGCGTGAAAGGCGAAGTCGAGGCCGCGATCACGCCGCTGCCGTTTCACGCCGTCCATATTTTTCGCCCCTCATTGTTGTTGGGCGAACGGCAGGAAGTTCGGCCGGGAGAAAAAATCGGCGCGAAAGTGGCAGGCGCTTTTTCTTTTCTCTTCCGCGGCCCGCTGCGAAAATACCGTCCCATTCACGCCCGCGTCGTAGCCGCCGCCATGATCGCCATCGCGAAGCAAAACTTGGCTGGCGTCAATATTTTTGAGTCGGATTGGATAGAGGAGGTTGGGGGGAAATATGGTATTTTTTTGTTATCAGTCTAA
- a CDS encoding biopolymer transporter ExbD: MFENRKKPPVQIPQASLADIAFLILIFYLATTTINIDKGISLTLPAKGETKEVAKQNVLPLLINAQGEVLLDNQVAPIPAIKEIVRAKVLANDKLIVSVKADRETEYRVYLAVLDQLKQAAVSRISIAEPD; encoded by the coding sequence ATGTTTGAAAACAGAAAAAAACCGCCGGTGCAAATTCCGCAAGCCTCCCTGGCGGATATCGCGTTTTTGATTTTGATTTTTTATCTCGCCACCACCACGATCAACATCGACAAGGGCATCAGCTTGACGCTGCCAGCCAAAGGAGAAACCAAGGAAGTCGCGAAACAAAACGTGCTGCCTTTGCTGATCAATGCCCAGGGCGAGGTGTTGCTGGATAATCAAGTGGCGCCGATACCTGCCATCAAAGAAATCGTGCGCGCCAAAGTGCTTGCCAACGACAAGCTGATCGTCTCGGTGAAAGCCGACCGGGAAACCGAATATCGTGTTTACCTCGCGGTTTTGGATCAGCTCAAACAGGCAGCGGTGAGCCGCATTTCAATAGCCGAGCCGGATTAG
- a CDS encoding Spy/CpxP family protein refolding chaperone: MKRYALSFFASAAAIVLMAGLTMAQPGGMMQRAEGERMRKPMWEQLGLTSEQKEQIRQVMLNTRKKNIDVEAKQKLARIELHELMSADAPDQNKINAKISELSKTHETLMRNRIESILAVQKVLTPEQRQKAKELRPQMRERRGVFDGFRGRPGMMRHRGFGSGPGFDMPLDAPELDEEL, encoded by the coding sequence ATGAAGCGTTATGCTTTGTCTTTCTTCGCCAGCGCCGCGGCCATCGTGCTGATGGCCGGCCTGACGATGGCGCAGCCCGGCGGCATGATGCAACGCGCCGAAGGCGAGCGCATGCGCAAGCCGATGTGGGAACAGCTTGGCCTCACCAGCGAGCAGAAAGAACAGATTCGCCAGGTCATGCTGAACACCCGCAAGAAAAACATCGACGTCGAAGCCAAACAAAAGCTCGCCCGCATCGAGCTGCACGAACTGATGTCTGCCGACGCGCCGGATCAAAACAAAATCAACGCGAAGATCAGCGAGTTGAGCAAGACGCATGAAACGTTGATGCGGAATCGAATTGAGTCGATTTTGGCCGTTCAAAAAGTGTTGACCCCCGAGCAACGTCAAAAAGCGAAGGAGCTGCGCCCGCAAATGCGCGAACGCCGCGGCGTCTTTGATGGATTTCGCGGCCGTCCGGGCATGATGCGGCACCGCGGTTTCGGAAGCGGGCCAGGCTTTGATATGCCGCTTGATGCGCCGGAACTCGATGAAGAACTCTGA
- a CDS encoding FecR domain-containing protein, which produces MNRDDKNELLVRYFAGEATADERARVEAWRQAAAENQHVFTEFEKIWRGATEKLPKVPNVDQAWMELNAKLGLPPEQARAKILALEKPPQQTTRKVFWNDRYVWAAAAALLLALSTILYQYVYRANHLQKVMTTNAQQESVELPDGSLVKLNSGSEIQFYKNFSDSARYVNLSGEAYFEVTRDERPFYVNTGNAQIKVLGTKFGIWARNEETRVTVREGRVSLRALEAQPETVIELTANQMSLCQNNYAPAPPRVVDADHLLGWLEGKIVFDQTPLTEVIAELQRVYNVEIRLSNPTHGQHTITGLFQGKPIESVLASICLTLNLQYGKAGEEFFIAEK; this is translated from the coding sequence ATGAATCGAGACGATAAAAATGAACTGCTCGTGCGCTATTTTGCCGGCGAAGCTACGGCCGATGAGCGCGCGCGCGTCGAGGCTTGGCGGCAAGCTGCGGCGGAGAATCAACACGTGTTTACCGAGTTTGAAAAAATCTGGCGCGGCGCGACTGAGAAGCTGCCGAAGGTTCCCAATGTCGATCAGGCCTGGATGGAATTGAACGCCAAGCTTGGCCTGCCACCGGAACAAGCACGCGCAAAAATTTTGGCGCTGGAAAAGCCGCCGCAGCAAACGACGCGCAAAGTTTTTTGGAACGATCGTTATGTCTGGGCTGCCGCCGCCGCTCTTTTGCTGGCGCTTTCGACGATTCTCTATCAATATGTGTATCGCGCCAACCATCTGCAAAAAGTGATGACGACCAACGCGCAGCAAGAGAGCGTCGAGCTGCCGGATGGCTCTTTGGTGAAATTAAATAGTGGCAGCGAAATTCAATTTTACAAAAATTTTTCCGACTCCGCGCGCTACGTCAACCTTTCCGGCGAAGCCTATTTTGAAGTCACGCGCGACGAGCGGCCGTTTTATGTGAACACCGGCAATGCGCAAATCAAAGTGTTGGGAACGAAATTCGGCATCTGGGCGCGCAACGAGGAAACACGCGTGACCGTGCGCGAGGGCCGTGTCTCGCTTCGCGCTTTGGAGGCGCAGCCGGAAACAGTCATCGAATTGACCGCAAACCAAATGAGCCTTTGTCAAAACAATTACGCGCCCGCGCCGCCGCGCGTGGTTGACGCTGATCATCTGCTTGGATGGTTGGAGGGGAAAATTGTTTTTGATCAAACGCCGCTTACCGAAGTTATCGCCGAATTGCAGCGCGTGTACAACGTCGAGATCAGGCTGTCAAATCCCACGCACGGCCAACATACGATCACCGGTTTGTTTCAAGGCAAGCCGATTGAATCCGTGCTCGCCTCGATTTGCTTGACATTGAATTTGCAATATGGCAAAGCTGGAGAAGAATTTTTCATTGCGGAAAAATAA
- a CDS encoding sigma-70 family RNA polymerase sigma factor, with the protein MARKKPSPEERRRKFEALAFPHMDALYGTALRMTRRRLDAEDLVQDVYLRAYRFFDKFEEGTNFKAWIFKILTNTFINRYRKKVREPQQTEFERVEYFYTEAEKERGDKYETRYDEQSYAGLFGDEVNAALGKLSYDFRAVVILCDIEGFSYKEIAKIIGAPIGTVMSRLSRARQQLQSYLCDYARREGIVKKSR; encoded by the coding sequence ATGGCAAGGAAAAAACCTTCGCCGGAGGAGCGCCGCCGTAAGTTTGAGGCGCTGGCTTTCCCGCACATGGACGCGCTTTACGGCACGGCGCTGCGAATGACGCGCCGCCGGCTCGACGCCGAAGATCTGGTGCAGGACGTTTACTTGCGCGCCTATCGTTTTTTCGACAAGTTTGAGGAAGGCACCAATTTCAAGGCGTGGATCTTCAAAATCCTCACCAACACCTTCATCAATCGTTATCGCAAAAAGGTGCGCGAGCCGCAGCAAACGGAATTTGAGCGGGTCGAATATTTTTATACCGAGGCCGAAAAGGAACGCGGCGACAAATACGAAACGCGCTACGACGAGCAAAGCTACGCCGGCCTTTTCGGTGATGAAGTCAATGCCGCGTTGGGCAAGCTGTCCTACGATTTTCGCGCCGTGGTGATTCTTTGCGACATTGAAGGATTCTCATACAAGGAAATCGCCAAAATCATCGGCGCGCCAATCGGCACCGTCATGTCGCGTCTGTCACGGGCGCGGCAGCAGTTGCAAAGTTACCTGTGCGACTACGCCCGGCGCGAGGGCATCGTGAAAAAAAGCCGTTGA
- a CDS encoding biopolymer transporter ExbD — protein MPFFERKSPAVAGIPTIALPDIVFLLLIFFMVSAVFKEYEGLPVNLPTAKQIEKIPGKRDVAYVWLDRNGRLSIDDKIVVISEVVAIMQAKRNDPMHPLKLTSLRLDEHLKMEQVYRLQEALREAEALNINYSAKPEF, from the coding sequence ATGCCATTCTTCGAGAGAAAAAGCCCGGCCGTCGCCGGCATTCCCACCATCGCGCTGCCGGATATCGTTTTTTTGCTGCTGATTTTTTTCATGGTCTCGGCGGTTTTCAAAGAGTATGAGGGACTGCCGGTGAATTTGCCGACGGCCAAACAGATTGAAAAAATCCCCGGCAAAAGAGACGTGGCTTACGTTTGGCTCGACCGCAACGGCCGCCTTTCGATTGACGACAAGATCGTTGTGATCTCAGAGGTTGTCGCCATCATGCAGGCCAAACGCAACGACCCCATGCATCCCCTCAAACTGACTTCGCTGCGGCTCGATGAGCATTTGAAAATGGAGCAAGTTTACAGGCTGCAAGAAGCGCTGCGCGAGGCCGAGGCCTTGAACATCAACTATTCGGCGAAACCAGAATTTTAA
- a CDS encoding TlpA family protein disulfide reductase translates to MPKKFLLTLIAGGIIVIGCGPKENNAAKTAASNNRTVSESEKLPDFTLKTLAGDEVNLRQLEGQKIVVVNFWATWCGPCRKEIPDFNDVYSRYRDRGVEFLGVSVDESPETVLPDFIKKIPIAYPVLLGSPELTYRYGVRGLPTTFIIDRSGRITKRIVGMTVANTLENELNKLL, encoded by the coding sequence ATGCCTAAAAAGTTTCTGTTGACTCTCATTGCCGGCGGTATCATCGTCATCGGTTGCGGGCCAAAAGAAAACAATGCGGCCAAAACGGCGGCGAGCAACAATCGCACGGTCAGCGAAAGCGAAAAGCTGCCGGACTTTACTTTGAAAACTCTGGCCGGCGACGAGGTTAATTTGCGGCAATTGGAAGGGCAAAAAATCGTCGTCGTCAACTTTTGGGCGACCTGGTGCGGCCCTTGCCGCAAAGAAATTCCGGATTTTAACGATGTTTATTCACGCTATCGCGATCGCGGCGTGGAGTTTCTCGGTGTCTCAGTCGATGAATCGCCGGAAACCGTCCTGCCGGATTTTATCAAAAAAATTCCTATTGCTTACCCGGTGCTGTTAGGCTCGCCCGAATTGACCTATCGTTACGGCGTGCGCGGCTTGCCGACGACGTTTATCATCGACCGCTCCGGCAGAATTACCAAGCGTATTGTTGGAATGACTGTTGCAAATACTTTGGAAAACGAGCTAAACAAATTGCTGTAA
- a CDS encoding zf-HC2 domain-containing protein — protein MSSPCKQVQEQIAGYVDRELAPSQVHMVSRHLQDCAGCAEEADAQQKMKDLVRDNAKSIPTPARVRAEIRRRLDQQNFGFGFWEQIRQLFLLQPAPAIATVLVLMLLSGLTASFVLSTQSQRASSYGQFVAGSIEGEIICVDCDLLEIVKTPYIHDATHRVGVRCPDGHVWSLLRSEKSQVLSANMHRRVRIVGRLFKQMQYIEVEEFSLI, from the coding sequence ATGTCTTCTCCCTGCAAACAAGTTCAGGAACAAATCGCCGGCTACGTCGACCGGGAGCTTGCGCCTTCGCAAGTACATATGGTGTCCCGGCATCTGCAAGACTGCGCCGGATGCGCGGAAGAAGCGGACGCCCAACAAAAAATGAAAGACTTAGTACGCGATAACGCCAAAAGCATTCCGACGCCGGCGCGCGTGCGCGCTGAAATTCGGCGCCGTCTCGATCAGCAAAATTTCGGATTCGGTTTCTGGGAGCAAATCCGGCAGCTCTTTCTGCTGCAGCCCGCGCCGGCGATTGCGACTGTCTTGGTGCTAATGCTGTTATCCGGCTTGACCGCGTCTTTCGTTTTATCGACGCAAAGCCAGCGCGCCAGCAGCTACGGGCAGTTTGTCGCCGGCAGCATCGAGGGCGAAATCATTTGCGTTGATTGCGACTTGCTGGAAATCGTCAAGACGCCTTACATTCATGACGCCACGCATCGTGTCGGCGTGCGCTGCCCGGACGGGCATGTCTGGAGCCTCTTGCGCTCCGAAAAATCGCAAGTCTTGTCCGCTAACATGCACCGCCGTGTGCGCATCGTCGGGCGTCTGTTTAAGCAGATGCAATATATTGAAGTGGAAGAGTTCTCGTTGATCTGA
- a CDS encoding S41 family peptidase: MKKLSTKTVLLVAMAVLAALSGVAMITHTAAQQSRGSNLFQELQRFNEVFNAVSKYYVEDVDNQKLINGAISGMLETLDPHSVYIPKEQLAEVTEKFEGHFYGIGIEFNIFNKTPTVVSPLPGSPADRLGLRPADQIVAIEGKSTFGFNEEEVRRRLRGPEGTQVRVTIRRSGVEDPFEVTITREKISITSLESSFMLDSQTGYILISRFAKTTGEELENALVRLEKEGMKQLILDLRGNAGGFLEQAVAVADKFIDHGKKIVYTRGRIAQANDDFYATEPDKHPRFPLIILLNHGSASASEIVAGAVQDWDRGLVVGETSFGKGLVQSQIGLRDGAAVRITTARYYTPSGRLIQRPYSKTLSDYYEEGWDDYDPNAEIDSTKNRPTYKTSAGRLMYGGGGITPDINIKWSRPTQFTGTLIVKRSFFEYASDFASRNRQLAGDFNAFRQNWQPSETVLAEFRRKIEALKIKFDPESWNKDLDFIKLRLKSEIALTLWDRQKWYEIEASNNKQIQEVLRLFPQAQKIAAMGESAGGQLLKN; this comes from the coding sequence ATGAAGAAACTGTCAACTAAAACCGTCTTGCTGGTGGCAATGGCGGTCTTGGCGGCGTTGTCCGGCGTGGCCATGATAACCCACACGGCCGCCCAGCAGAGCAGAGGCAGCAATCTGTTTCAAGAATTACAGCGTTTCAACGAAGTTTTCAACGCCGTTTCCAAATATTACGTCGAAGACGTCGACAACCAAAAACTCATCAACGGCGCGATCAGCGGCATGTTGGAGACGCTGGACCCGCACTCGGTATATATTCCCAAAGAGCAACTGGCCGAGGTGACGGAAAAATTCGAAGGGCACTTCTACGGCATCGGCATCGAGTTCAACATCTTCAACAAAACTCCCACGGTGGTCTCGCCGTTACCCGGCTCGCCGGCTGATCGTTTGGGCTTGCGGCCGGCCGATCAGATCGTCGCCATCGAAGGCAAGTCGACTTTCGGTTTCAACGAGGAGGAAGTCCGCAGGCGTCTGCGCGGCCCGGAGGGAACGCAAGTGCGCGTCACCATTCGTCGCAGTGGCGTCGAAGATCCGTTTGAGGTCACAATCACCCGCGAAAAAATTTCCATTACCAGTCTTGAATCGTCCTTCATGCTCGATTCGCAAACCGGCTATATCCTGATCAGCCGTTTTGCCAAAACGACCGGCGAAGAGTTGGAAAACGCGCTGGTGAGGCTCGAAAAAGAGGGCATGAAGCAATTGATTCTCGATTTGCGCGGCAACGCCGGCGGCTTTCTCGAGCAGGCGGTGGCGGTTGCCGACAAATTCATCGATCACGGCAAAAAGATCGTTTACACCCGCGGCCGCATTGCGCAGGCCAACGACGATTTTTATGCGACCGAACCGGATAAACATCCGCGTTTCCCGCTGATCATTCTGCTCAATCACGGCTCGGCCAGCGCTTCGGAAATCGTCGCCGGCGCCGTGCAAGATTGGGATCGCGGCTTGGTGGTGGGCGAAACGAGTTTTGGCAAAGGGCTTGTGCAAAGCCAAATCGGCTTGCGCGACGGCGCCGCGGTGCGCATCACCACCGCGCGCTATTACACGCCGAGCGGGCGGCTCATTCAGCGGCCATACAGCAAAACGCTTTCCGATTATTATGAAGAAGGCTGGGATGATTACGATCCGAACGCCGAAATCGATTCGACCAAAAACCGGCCGACTTATAAAACCAGCGCCGGCCGTTTGATGTACGGCGGCGGCGGCATCACCCCGGACATCAATATCAAGTGGTCGCGTCCGACGCAATTCACTGGCACCTTAATCGTCAAGCGCAGTTTTTTTGAATACGCCAGCGATTTTGCGAGCCGCAACCGCCAGCTTGCCGGCGACTTCAACGCCTTCCGCCAAAATTGGCAGCCGAGCGAAACAGTGCTCGCCGAATTTCGCCGTAAAATCGAGGCGCTGAAAATCAAATTCGATCCGGAAAGCTGGAACAAAGATCTCGATTTCATCAAACTGCGTTTGAAAAGTGAAATCGCGCTCACGTTGTGGGACCGACAGAAGTGGTATGAAATCGAGGCTTCCAACAATAAACAAATTCAGGAAGTCTTGCGTCTATTTCCACAAGCGCAAAAAATTGCGGCCATGGGCGAAAGCGCCGGCGGCCAATTGTTGAAGAATTGA
- a CDS encoding RNA polymerase sigma-70 factor: MKNFSTNTPDAELTVAIKASDHLAFKALYYRYFEALFRFLWRQTSDEELAKDFVQEIFSRVWKNRANLDPQQPVKSYLYRIGHNLVIDHRRRNVRPVDFLEAHPEIDPAYAADESFELQDKIQAAIQGLPEPLRLVFTMNRFDGVKYAEIAATLDISIKTVEARMSKALAILREKLAPFLVGLLLLLPMAN, translated from the coding sequence ATGAAAAATTTTTCCACCAACACGCCTGATGCCGAATTGACGGTGGCGATCAAAGCTTCCGATCACCTGGCGTTTAAGGCGCTCTATTATCGCTATTTTGAAGCGCTGTTTCGTTTTTTATGGCGGCAAACCAGCGACGAAGAACTGGCCAAAGATTTCGTGCAGGAAATTTTCAGCCGCGTGTGGAAAAATCGCGCGAATCTCGATCCGCAGCAACCCGTTAAATCGTATCTGTATCGCATCGGCCACAATCTCGTCATCGATCACCGCCGGCGGAATGTTCGCCCGGTCGATTTTCTCGAGGCGCATCCTGAAATCGACCCGGCATATGCTGCGGACGAGTCATTCGAGCTTCAGGACAAAATTCAAGCCGCGATACAGGGCCTGCCCGAGCCGCTTCGCCTCGTCTTTACGATGAATCGTTTCGACGGCGTCAAATATGCGGAAATTGCCGCGACGCTTGATATTTCCATCAAGACCGTCGAAGCGCGAATGAGCAAAGCGTTGGCGATCCTGCGTGAGAAGCTGGCACCGTTTTTAGTTGGTTTGTTACTCTTGCTGCCTATGGCAAATTAA
- a CDS encoding MotA/TolQ/ExbB proton channel family protein — protein sequence MEGYSMYQMYVDGGFFMHPILICLIIGLGICFERFWTLMRATIDTRQFLQTIKKALVEDGLETAVELCEKTRGPVAAIFHAGLLRAHRGIEHVEKAIMNAGAVEMAFLEKRLVWLNLFVSLAPMLGFLGTVQGMIIAFKAIEQANDVSPTIVAHGIAVALLTTLFGLAVAIVIQTAHNFFTSRIDKLVIDMEESSAELVDTLVELEYQAKIPLNQIGQA from the coding sequence GTGGAAGGTTACAGCATGTACCAGATGTACGTTGATGGCGGTTTTTTCATGCATCCGATTTTAATCTGCCTGATCATTGGATTGGGAATTTGTTTCGAGCGTTTTTGGACCTTGATGCGCGCGACGATTGATACGCGTCAATTTTTGCAGACGATCAAAAAGGCTTTGGTGGAAGATGGCTTGGAAACGGCGGTGGAACTGTGTGAGAAAACACGCGGACCGGTGGCGGCAATTTTTCACGCCGGCTTGCTGCGGGCGCATCGCGGCATCGAGCACGTTGAAAAGGCGATCATGAACGCCGGCGCGGTGGAAATGGCGTTTCTGGAAAAACGGCTGGTGTGGCTGAACTTATTCGTCAGCCTGGCGCCGATGCTGGGATTTCTCGGCACGGTGCAGGGCATGATCATCGCCTTCAAAGCGATCGAGCAGGCCAACGATGTCAGCCCGACCATCGTCGCGCACGGCATTGCCGTCGCTTTATTGACGACATTGTTTGGCCTCGCCGTCGCCATCGTCATTCAAACCGCACACAATTTTTTCACCAGCCGCATCGACAAGCTGGTCATCGACATGGAAGAAAGCTCGGCTGAGCTGGTCGACACGCTAGTCGAGCTGGAATATCAGGCAAAGATTCCGCTCAATCAAATCGGACAGGCGTGA
- a CDS encoding cytochrome c biogenesis protein CcdA yields the protein METNITYLAALFAGLISFISPCVLPLVPAYISFISGVSVEDLRKAERRQQTALRLMASSLLFISGFTVVFVLLGATATVVGNFLLQNLGFLSKAAGVVLIIFGLHVAGLIKIPFLNYEARFQTGGKPTSTIGAFLVGSAFAFGWTPCIGPILGAILAIAGSQDTVGKGMLLLLVYSIGLGIPFFLTAAATQRLLSAMNRVKKHFKTVEIVSGAFLILVGIMMFFNLLTALNSILVRWFPWLTKIG from the coding sequence ATGGAAACCAACATCACTTATCTCGCGGCGTTATTCGCCGGTTTGATCTCATTTATTTCTCCCTGCGTGCTGCCGTTGGTGCCGGCTTATATTTCGTTCATCTCCGGCGTTTCCGTGGAAGACCTGCGTAAAGCCGAACGCCGGCAACAAACGGCCTTGCGGCTGATGGCCAGCTCATTATTGTTCATCTCCGGCTTCACCGTCGTCTTTGTTTTGCTCGGCGCCACCGCAACCGTGGTGGGAAATTTTCTCCTGCAAAATCTCGGCTTCCTGAGCAAAGCGGCCGGCGTCGTTCTGATCATTTTTGGCTTGCATGTTGCCGGCCTCATCAAGATTCCGTTTCTGAATTATGAAGCGCGCTTTCAAACCGGCGGCAAGCCGACGAGCACCATCGGCGCTTTTCTCGTCGGCAGCGCGTTTGCGTTCGGCTGGACGCCGTGCATCGGCCCCATTCTCGGCGCCATTCTCGCCATTGCCGGCAGCCAGGACACCGTGGGGAAAGGCATGCTTTTGCTTTTGGTTTATTCCATCGGTTTGGGCATTCCGTTTTTCCTCACCGCCGCGGCAACGCAACGATTGCTCAGCGCGATGAATCGCGTCAAGAAACATTTTAAAACGGTGGAGATTGTCAGCGGCGCTTTTTTAATTCTTGTCGGCATAATGATGTTTTTCAATCTCTTGACCGCGCTCAACAGCATCTTGGTGAGATGGTTTCCGTGGCTGACGAAAATTGGATAA
- a CDS encoding diacylglycerol kinase family lipid kinase — protein sequence MLSQRLKFIINPIAGFRRDKSFIEELIRRRCKNFDFTIVHTAAPGDATRLAQEAATEGYHAVVAVGGDGTVNETASGLVGTDTALGIIPRGSGNGLARSLNIPLQAAQALDVICSGKEHRIDAGRAAHRYFFVVTGVGFDANVGHKFNLAAWRGPLPYFYIAAREFANYQPEPLRLFIEDQAIDLTPFLVTIANTEQYGNGAIIAPHAKPDDGVLDVCVVQPMNFAEFVMHAPKLFNGKANTVPQITYYRSKNATIEKSGPVLFHVDGEAQVSDGPVNISVLPQALKVIVPPSHAN from the coding sequence ATGCTATCGCAACGCCTAAAATTCATCATCAACCCCATCGCCGGTTTTCGGCGCGACAAAAGTTTTATTGAAGAACTCATTCGCCGGCGTTGCAAGAATTTTGATTTCACCATCGTCCACACCGCGGCTCCCGGCGATGCCACGCGTTTGGCGCAGGAAGCCGCAACCGAAGGTTATCACGCCGTTGTGGCGGTCGGCGGCGATGGCACGGTGAATGAAACAGCCTCCGGCTTGGTCGGGACCGATACGGCGCTCGGCATCATTCCCCGCGGCTCGGGCAACGGCTTGGCGCGCAGCTTGAATATTCCCTTGCAAGCGGCGCAAGCCCTCGACGTGATTTGCAGCGGCAAAGAACACCGCATCGACGCCGGCCGCGCCGCGCATCGTTACTTCTTCGTCGTCACCGGCGTCGGTTTCGATGCCAATGTCGGCCACAAATTCAACCTGGCCGCTTGGCGCGGCCCCCTGCCCTATTTTTATATTGCGGCGCGTGAATTTGCCAATTATCAACCTGAGCCGTTGCGTCTTTTCATTGAAGACCAAGCCATTGACCTGACGCCGTTTTTGGTGACCATCGCCAACACCGAGCAATATGGCAACGGCGCGATCATCGCGCCGCACGCCAAGCCCGACGACGGCGTGCTCGATGTTTGCGTCGTTCAGCCGATGAATTTCGCCGAATTCGTCATGCACGCCCCCAAGCTGTTTAACGGCAAAGCCAACACCGTGCCGCAAATTACTTACTATCGCTCAAAAAACGCCACCATCGAAAAATCCGGGCCGGTGCTCTTTCACGTCGACGGTGAAGCCCAGGTATCCGACGGTCCGGTCAACATTTCCGTGCTGCCGCAGGCGCTGAAAGTTATCGTCCCTCCCTCCCATGCCAACTGA